CATCCGCCGCCTTGAAATAGACGACTCCGTGCGTGGATCCTGCCGCGTGAAAAAAGTCCTCTCGGATTTCTATTTTGAGTTCCGCGGTTCCTTTTCCGATCGTCAAAAGAGGTTTAAAATAAGAGTTCACCGGAGCGCCGTTGTACATGTTCTCCAGTTTGCGATAGTGTTCCGTCGAGGTTTGGTTTGTTGCTTCTGTCATAGCCTCCAGAGAAGCAGAAAACACTCTGAGAAGTGAACTCTTTTTTAGTGGAGATGAGTGTCGAATTTGAAATCCGGAACGATTCGATCCTTCTTTCTTCTCATTAGTTTTGTATTGAAACTATTAAAAGGAAATGAGAATCGAATTAGAGAATACGGATTTGTTTGTTTTGATTCCACAAGCCGGACTCAACTTTGATTCTCATTCATTTTGAAAGAAAGTATGATTCGAAATGACGGAAAACTTACCGAAACTTCTCTCTGTATTCGCTCGGTGTGATTCCTTCTTCTTCTTTGAAGGCTCGTAAAAAACTCGTTTTCGAGTTAAAACCCGCGTCCAAACCGACTCTCAAAACGGGATGATCCGTTTCTTTGAGAAGCTTCTGCGCCTTTCGAATTCTGTATTCTCTGCAGAGTTCCAAAAAACTTTTTTGGAAATATCGACCGATTACCTGCGAGACCGTATGAGTGGAAATTCCGAGATCTTTGGCTAATCTTCCGAGATCGAATTCCGGATCGAGATAGGATTCTTTGGAATTGAGATTCTGAAAAACTTTCTGACCGATTTCCCGAACCGCCTCTTCGCTTAACAATGATTTCTTGTATTTGGATTCTTCCTTTCCGCTCGAATCCGTTTTTTCAGTTTCAAAATTCTCCGCATAGACTCGAAACCAAGCAAACCCTATCACCCAAAAAGAAAGAGCGGCATTCGATACGGTTTCAGCTCTAAAACGAGAATCAATGAAGAATAATATAAAGGAAATACAAAGTAGAAACACACAAAGCATCACAAACTTTCGAAAAACAAATATTTCCCTAAAAACCGAAGCTGGGAATTCCTTCCCGAGTTGTCCAAGGCGAAGATATATTCTTCCGAAAATTACAATGTTGGAAGAAAGAGTCACTAAACTCATTCGAATACATTCGGTATGAGGAGAGATTCTATCTTCTAAGATATATTTTAATTTCTCTTCGGGGCTTAGAAGATAATGAGGTATCGAATACAAAAAGAGAATCAGAGGTATTAAAAAAGAAAGGCGAGTCCAGATTTTATCTTTGGGATATCCGAAATACTTCTGCAGTGCAACTGCGAAGATCGGCGCCGCAAGCGCTCCAAGGGGAAATCCGATTCTTGAAAGATGAGGAAACTCGAGAGCCCAACCGTTATGAAATCCCAAACCGATCATAAACAACAAGGACAAATGAAGAAAAGCCCATCCAAGATATCGGCTCTCGCTTCCCTTCTGTTTTAAGCTAAAAAAGAATAAGGAGAGAAGAATGGATTGGAGCAGTCCCCCGCCTATCACAAAGGATCCGAAATCCAGATTCATTTTTTTCTCCTAAAAAAACGGGTTCCACCCCATGGGGCGGGGCGACTGGAACTTGATTCTAAGGTAAATTATTTTCCATTCGGAGGAAACCTTATGTCAAGGATCGTAATCAGAACCCTAATTTTCATCTTCTTTTTATCCCGTCTCTCCGCATTGAGCGCGGAAGGTGTCTCTCTTCAAGGGGGGCTTTCGCAACCAATCCTGGGAGGTTGGAATCTCGCGGGGACTTATTATGGGAAGAGATTTGTGTTTGAATATTCTCATGGCTCCAACCTCAACTTAGACGCCGCAGGGGGAGCGGGCTTAAATGAAAGTGAGAGAAAGCAAGATCTCAGAGTGAATCTTCCCTATACGACCGGCTTCGGGATCGGTTATCTCTTCACTCCCAACTTTGATATCCGTCTCGAGGTCAAAGAACACTACTATCGAGTTCATTCCAATGTTGAGCCGGATGAACTCTATCTTTCTCAGGCTTTGGGAATTCGATCCGATCTTCCGATTCAAGGGACCGGTTTTCAGAATTGGGTTCCCCCATACGCTTCTACAAATAATTTTCTGGATCTCACTGTGCAAAAGGCGATCGAATCAGAATTCCTCTATGGGGCTAAATATGTCACGCCTGGATCCACACATCATTATAGAACCCGCTCCGTTGGATTCGGGCTTTATTATCGTTTTTTTCCGTTTGGCGGCGGGGAAGGTCTGATGATCGAACCTTCTCTTCGTTTTTGGCCGAACGTCTGGACGGATTCTCCGAATCCGGTCGCCTTTGAAAATCAATACGGGTTATTAGGTCTTCACAGGGCTCACGAACAAGGCCTTTTCGCGAATGTTTCCCTGGGTTACTATAAGAGGATTGAATGAGTATATTTGAATATTCTGTAATGATGATACTTTTTTTTTCGAATTACGGAAAGCGATTCCAATAATCTCGCATCCACTTCGCAAGCAAATATTTTCCGGTTCCATGTCACTGCAGAGATGTTGTTGTATATTAGAAGAATTTTATTACGATGAGATACTCACCGAGATATGCTCACTTTTTTTAACGTGTAGCGATCTTTAACTCCAGAACTCAATAAACTCGCATGTAGGAATTTTCGAAACCAGGCCTGCATGCATTTTTATGACGGCTGATTATCGGAGTCATTTGAAATTTTTAAGATTTTTCACTCACACATTTTTATAACGTTCAGATTTTTAACTTCGTATCAAGAATCAAAAAAATTCTTTTTGAAGCATATGTGTAAAAAGTGAGAAGTGAAAATGAGGGATAATGGAAAACAAATAAAACCTCTTAAGGCATTCTCGGAGGAAACTTAAGATTCAAGATTTCCCGCATTGCATTCTCCAATTCCACACGAAGAGACTTTTCGGTTTCCGAGACATACGCTTCAAATAAGGAAGGAAGACTTTCCGGGTCGTTGATCGTTCGTATCGTTACGACTGCTTCCAATCTCAGATTCAACTTTTCTCGCTGATTTCTTGCAAGGACGAGTAACGCAGGCACGGCATTCTTATCTTTGAGTTCCCCCAAAGAATGAATCAGTTGCCATTTTACCATGTTCTCTTTTTCTTCGGAAAGAATTTTCGTGAGTTCCGCAGAACTTGTATTCGCGCCTAACTTTCCCACGGCGTAAGCGGCCTTGGTTCTCAGTTCGGTTTCTTCTCCGTTTGTTAAAACGGCGAGAATTCCCTGACCTCCTCCGTTGTTTCCGAGATCCAGCAAAAGATCGATCATCCGCGCTTTGAGAAAGTGAGTATCTTCTTTTGTCAATTGTTCGGAGATCGCCTTTGCCCCTTGTTTGTCTTGAAAGATGAGAAGCGCTTCCAAAGAAACTCTTCTTATATCCGGATTGGCGTCGTTCAAACCCTTGTAAAAGAGAGAGATGTTCTGACGGTTTCTTTTGTTTTTGAGAATTTCAAGCGCCACAAGTCGAACGTCGTCGTCAGGATCACTCGTCGCAGATTTCTGAAACTGAGAAAATTTTTCGTTCATCCCGAGACGATTGATCGCGATGAGATATTTTTTTCTCACGCCCGCGCTTTCGTCGTTTACCAGTTTATGAATTTGATTCTGAATTCTTTCGTCTTTTATGATCAGGGAAGATTCTAAAAAGTACAACCTCTGAACCGGATCCTTGGAAAGAGACATGTCCAAAAGAATCGGCAAAGCGCGATCGTCTTTCAAAAGTTGCATGAGTTTGTAACTCAAAAGCCTCACTTCGGTTTCCGGATCGGTAAACGCCGCAATCACCGAATAGATCAATCTTTTCTCTTTTTTCTTTTCAGCTAAAAGAAGAATTTCTTTTTTCAGAGTTACGTTAGTCG
This Leptospira stimsonii DNA region includes the following protein-coding sequences:
- a CDS encoding AraC family transcriptional regulator; amino-acid sequence: MNLDFGSFVIGGGLLQSILLSLFFFSLKQKGSESRYLGWAFLHLSLLFMIGLGFHNGWALEFPHLSRIGFPLGALAAPIFAVALQKYFGYPKDKIWTRLSFLIPLILFLYSIPHYLLSPEEKLKYILEDRISPHTECIRMSLVTLSSNIVIFGRIYLRLGQLGKEFPASVFREIFVFRKFVMLCVFLLCISFILFFIDSRFRAETVSNAALSFWVIGFAWFRVYAENFETEKTDSSGKEESKYKKSLLSEEAVREIGQKVFQNLNSKESYLDPEFDLGRLAKDLGISTHTVSQVIGRYFQKSFLELCREYRIRKAQKLLKETDHPVLRVGLDAGFNSKTSFLRAFKEEEGITPSEYREKFR
- a CDS encoding HEAT repeat domain-containing protein is translated as MLAAETPKDEFKEKVLSPGKAQANAISEIRFRNRLDLVKELLPIFQNESTEEKVQLAILKLFGELDDLDGLAQNWVNVLDSAFQKTTNVTLKKEILLLAEKKKEKRLIYSVIAAFTDPETEVRLLSYKLMQLLKDDRALPILLDMSLSKDPVQRLYFLESSLIIKDERIQNQIHKLVNDESAGVRKKYLIAINRLGMNEKFSQFQKSATSDPDDDVRLVALEILKNKRNRQNISLFYKGLNDANPDIRRVSLEALLIFQDKQGAKAISEQLTKEDTHFLKARMIDLLLDLGNNGGGQGILAVLTNGEETELRTKAAYAVGKLGANTSSAELTKILSEEKENMVKWQLIHSLGELKDKNAVPALLVLARNQREKLNLRLEAVVTIRTINDPESLPSLFEAYVSETEKSLRVELENAMREILNLKFPPRMP